In Pithys albifrons albifrons isolate INPA30051 chromosome 6, PitAlb_v1, whole genome shotgun sequence, a single genomic region encodes these proteins:
- the SIX6 gene encoding homeobox protein SIX6, which translates to MFQLPILNFSPQQVAGVCETLEESGDIERLGRFLWSLPVAPAACEALNKNESVLRARAIVAFHTGNYRELYHILENHKFTKESHAKLQALWLEAHYQEAEKLRGRPLGPVDKYRVRKKFPLPRTIWDGEQKTHCFKERTRHLLREWYLQDPYPNPSKKRELAQATGLTPTQVGNWFKNRRQRDRAAAAKNRLQQQVLTQGSVRSLQAEEESGGEAVGAASSPAASLSSKAATSAISITSSDSECDI; encoded by the exons ATGTTCCAGCTGCCCATCCTCAATTTCAGCCCGCAGCAGGTGGCCGGGGTATGCGAGACCCTGGAGGAGAGCGGGGACATCGAGCGCCTGGGGCGCTTCCTCTGGTCCCTGCCCGTGGCCCCTGCGGCCTGCGAGGCGCTCAACAAGAACGAGTCGGTGCTGAGAGCCCGGGCCATCGTGGCCTTCCACACGGGGAACTACCGGGAGCTCTACCACATCTTGGAGAACCACAAGTTCACCAAGGAGTCCCACGCCAAACTGCAAGCCCTCTGGCTGGAAGCGCACTACCAGGAGGCGGAGAAGCTGCGGGGCCGACCCCTGGGGCCGGTGGACAAGTACCGGGTGAGGAAGAAGTTCCCGCTGCCCCGCACCATCTGGGACGGCGAGCAGAAGACACATTGCTTCAAGGAGCGGACGAGGCATTTGCTGCGGGAGTGGTACCTGCAGGACCCTTACCCCAATCCCAGCAAAAAGCGGGAACTGGCTCAGGCCACGGGACTTACTCCCACGCAAGTGGGCAACTGGTTCAAAAACCGCAGGCAaagggacagggcagcagcGGCTAAGAACAG GCTACAGCAGCAGGTCCTAACGCAGGGCTCGGTGCGCTCGCTGCAAGCGGAGGAGGAGAGCGGCGGGGAGGCGGTgggtgctgcctccagccccgcAGCCAGCCTCTCCAGCAAGGCGGCCACCTCCGCTATCTCCATCACATCCAGCGACAGTGAATGTGACATCTGA